The Elaeis guineensis isolate ETL-2024a chromosome 3, EG11, whole genome shotgun sequence region GTAATGAAGCGACAGAACTTGGGCCAATTCATGAGCACAAAGTTACAAGACTTTGCACATACCTGGTTGTAAGATTTTCCTACAGTTGGAGTTTCTTAGGATTTTCGCCACCGACAAAGGAAAATCTCAAAACACTTAAAAGACTAATCCTTTTCAAGTTTTATATTAACTTTCTTGAATCAGTAATCTAAAATACCTTCCAGTCCAGTTAATTGATAAGCATTTGAGAAGATCACCACAATTTTTCGCAAGATATTATGCAAATGtaagaatatgaaaaaaattggTTTATTCTATTAAAACTTTAATGTTCATAAGAAAGATAAGTATATATACCAGAGACGAAAATTTTGCTATCTTCTTGAGGCTATGCTCTGGCCTACCCACGCCCACAAGCCCACACTGAATTGGCGCTCCCATTTCGAATCCACTGCACCACGTAACTATCCAAAGATCTCCAAATCCAAACAAACCCTATAATCCGCAACTATTTCATTAGCTGAAAGTGAGAGAACCAAGGACTAAATATTACCCAAACCTTATAATTCTCAACTCCTATCCCTGTTCCCTGTCCCTATTCTCGCtttatatatccatatcccattccTCTCATCACCCTTCTCTCACACACTAAGCTCTGTTCCTCGTTCCAACATCACCAACTATGGCTAGACTAGTGTTGGCCATTGGTGCCGTGGCCATTTGGGCTTTCTTGGTCGCCTGTGACTCCTCTCCTTCACCACCCTCTGGTTGTGATGATGTTATCCCGGATATGGCGGATTGCTTGCCGTATGTGACAAATGGGAGCAATGTGAGCAGCCCCGGCAAGGGGTGCTGCACCGGCATTGCGCAGGTGGTGGCCAAGAGCCCACTGTGTCTTTGTGAAGCACTCAAGGAGGCCTCCCAACTAAATATAGCCGTTAACATGACTCGGGCTCTTGGCCTCTCCAAGATTTGCAAGCTAAACGTGCCTCCAATTAGTAGTTGTAATGGTTCGTAGTTGTTGTATTTTTGAACACAATCCTTTCAATCTTGTCTTTAGTATTgtgtcttcttttcttctattccCATAAAATGTGCCAGTATTAGTTtttgaagctttttttttttaaggtcgattgaattatttttatttctcAGTTAAATTTTTTAAGCTTAAGAAGGGATCTAGTGCAACCATTTTGTTACTCCGTTATCTTTGGTTAAGATCTCTGgcatttaaatctatcatatttaAATTGCATTTTTAAGTGCTATATCTATATTCTAAGACAAAATTACTATAGGTTTTTCTCctagagaaaaaaaagagtatCATTTGCTTCTCTGAGATTTCTTGGCACTTAGTTTCTATTCGAAAATTTAGAcctgtaatttttcttttttctttctatcttttACCGTAGATTTACTATTAATCCTGGTTTCATGAAACTTACATTTGTTCGTGTTGGAAATTGCAGCTACAAGTCCTCCTGGTGAATCTCCTGGCaagtttctctccctcttttatcTCCCTTTTATTTGAtcactcttttttttcctttttcctcttttttgacTATAGATAACTATAATGATTTGCAGTCATGATTTACCACTTTTTTTAGACATGAAATACTACTAATAGTTTTGATGGCTGAAATACTCATTTCTCCGTTGCCTAGTTACACTACTAATGTTATTTTTTGGGGAGAAGGTTCACTAAGCATTAATTTAAACTATAACATATATTTAAGCTTGTTGTTGAATTTTGATTACAGCCTGTGTGTGGCTTAGCTAGTAAATCACTAATCCACACATCAGTCTGATTCTTCCATCCCTAATTAATACCCCAAGAAATTAATACCTCAAGAAGACTGCTATCCATGCATACTAATTTTCTTAATGCAATGCAGCTCCGCCGTCACCACCTCCGAAATCACCATCGGTGCCATCTCCAACACCGGTTGCTCCTCCACCAATCCCAGTCTCTCCACCACCAACGGCCCCGCCGGCTCAATCACCTGTTCTTCCAGCCCAAGCACCATCGCCCTCAGGCACAGCTGAGCTGAGGATTTCTCTCAAATTCCTTTCTGGGATGCTGGCGTTTGCTACATTATTCTCATGGTGGATGTTTTAGATTTCATCAATTGATCTGGCTATTAGGCCCAGTATGCTTGGTTAGTGGTTGCAGTAGTATTTGAGAGAGTTGAGAGtgatattgatgaaattgatgttAGGTCTTTCGGGCTCACATGACGTTTGGGTCTTTCTTTCGCTCGTTTGTTTTGTCTTGGCTTTGGATCCTTTCTTAAGAGACTAGCTCTTTGTTATGTTATGTCATGatttattgagtttttttttttttttgatggaatacTTGAATTTTTAAAAGTACTAGCATCATCCACGTGCAAGTACATGGAATTAAAAGTAATACTTAATCATTTTATTTATTATCTATATATGAATGGATGAATCTAAACTATGAAACAAATAACATTTTATATACACTACATTTAATTTGAGTGTTCCTTTAgttgatttttataattattgGATAGCTAGACATGGTAATAAAGATACAAACCAACCCATGTAAGCTAGACTACTACTAATTATCTAGACCAAATTACAAATCTAGGACTTGCATCTAACATATTGGTCTATATTTAGAGTTTAATTTTCAGCTAAAAATCTGGTTTTTGTTTTAGGCTTTCAGCCCCAGTTAATCAAGCAAttatcaaacaaaaataaaattttaatatttttattatatagcaACAAATGCATCTATAAGAATGATGCATGAACATTTTTGAGTTCTACTGATATGCACTGCCTATGCATAAAATAATGTATAAGATATAACATGAAATGAATGGATAAATGCCGCATCGTCAAACACAATGCAGATCCTTAAATTTTTATAAGTAAGAACAGGTACCATTATAGAAAAGATATGCTtcgaaattaataataaattcagaatatttttatcattaagggCATGGTTGAATGCCTAGGCCCAAAGTCCTATAGGATAGTAGATTGTTTTTTTCTCTATGGGGTTCATGCCGATCCACTCTAATAGTTCTTTGAGTTCTTACAAATATAAGTTGAGTCTAGCCTGACTTAGCTAGTTGTTTCGTTGCAACCCACGAATTTCATAGGATTTTGAATCTAGACATACAAATAAATCCTAAATGATAAATTGTTTTGCCGGCAAATATTTTGTTTTGTAGTTGGAGTATCTACAACTAAACTCCTTAAGAGCTGTTCACAGCCATTCTTTTATGTTTTTTGAGTCCTCCTAAAAGTAGATGATGGAAAAAGAAAATCTCTCTAGCATATCCGATGAAACATAAGAATTCAAGAGAAACCTTCCCCTTCACCATCCATTTCTCTTTCTGTTTCCATCCTGACCGAATTGGTTGCCTCTCGGCTCCACTTACAGATCAAAACAGAGAAATTTCCCTCGGCATTCACCTTTCTCCGAGGTGCAGCGTGAAACCGTGCGAGAGCTGCGGATAAATGGGAAAGGAAGAATGAGCTCGGCATGTCACCAGGAAAACGAAAGCTACTAAGCAACGCTAAAGGGGGAATCAAATTTTCCACATTTCTGGAACCGGCCAATCTTTGATTCCATGGCCAGCCCCACAATTTGTCATCCGATAGTTACATCACCAAATGGGTACATTTGTTGATGTGAACACGATCCAGCTAGCCATTCaaacttataaagaaaaaaaaaataaataaataaacagagAGATCAAATTATAGCCATCATAGGTGAGCATGTCATCAAATGATAAAAGTGCACCATCCCCAATCATTGCTCCATGTTATGCTCAATTGGCACAGCAAGGTATTAGTTAAATATGCTCCGAATAGATGAGCCTGAATTGTTTATCAAACAGCATTTTTTGCTCAAATTTTAGTTTTTTgaagaattaaagagtttaaaatGAATTGAGAAATATTGCGGTCTTCTCCGGTACTTCATGGCAACTAATAAGTCTACAATGTCCCAGTTATCACCCTCCTCGAACATCATCATTTTAACAAAGTCATAGGTCAAGTCCAAAGTCTTGTGTAATTATTTACATGGTCAAACTCACACCATCCCCAACATTTTCAGAGGCGTCTATCTGGTAAGCCTGGTGCCAGGTCCAGTCCGggctcaagaatttttttttcaccaACCCAATGCCGGGACCATCAATGCCCTTTTTAAAGCAGGGCTCCTACCCAGGAAAGTGCCTCTTCCACTTCCAGCCATCATTCCACCCATCTACGACTCCAAGAGTGCCATTTGTTTATCCCACCAACCCCTCCCCTTTCCTTTTCTAAAACCCCCatccacacctctctctctctcagaaccCCTTACCCCAACCTTCTCCTCTTCCATATCCTCCCTTCCTCCCGTCTCCACCATATCAAGAAGACTATAATCCTCCACTCCAAGTCCATTCCACAAAGCACTAGCCATTGCCCATaacttttttcaatttttccttGGTAACAACAATGGTTTCGGCTAGCAAGTGTGCATGGGTCCTTGCCCTTTGGCTCCGCCTGGCCATGTTGCAAGGGAGTGGGGCTCAGGTGGGTGCGCCCTCACCCTCCATGGACTGCACCCCTGCTCTCCTCAGCCTGGCTGACTGCCTGACCTTTGTGGAGCAAGGGAGCAACGTGACCAAGCCCCAGGGGCACTGCTGCTCTGGCTTCAAGAAGGTGGTTAAGAAGGAGGTGGCCTGCCTCTGTGAGGCCTTCAAGGGGAGTTCAAACTTTGGGATCAGCCTCAACATAACCAAGGCCCTGACCCTCCCCTCTGCCTGTGGCGTCTCCACTCCTCCTTTCAGCAAGTGCAAGAGTGGGTCCCCTCTCCTTTCCTTCTTCCCATTGCTTGGTTCAGATCTTTAGCACCTCTTTTAGGTTATTTCCCTTTTGAAATtggttgcctttttttttttttgtgtgttgcAGTTGCAGGAGTGCCTGGTGCAGCCCCTGGTATGTCTCTTCATCCACTGGGATTAATCATGTTATagatccatcattttttttttccttttcttttcctttcctttctccACCCAAAAGATGATTTCATCTCATTAGAACGTAAAATTTTggtttaatatcttatattaaattctcctcctcctctttttcttttttataaagGAGAAACCATCCGGCAATAAAGTCCCATTcttacttaccaaaaaaaaaaaaaaatcccatgctTATCCTTTttctcgtttttttttttttttttgcctgtgATCCGTAGGACCagatatttagaaattaataaaaaggAAGTCCTCTCGGGCTTAGAAAGACGAGAGTGCAATATCATATTTCAATTAACTTTTGTGTTTATTGTTAGTGACAACAAGGAAGTCCGTTAtactatctaaaaatttatctattcattcatttatatttattattacgTGTGGCGCGATGGCGAGTGgataactgattttttttttttttttaaaggtaaGGGGAGGTCAAAACGGCTGCCCTTAATTTattgaaaggaaaagaaaatttaGAGTGGATGCTGATCTAGATGGAACCAGAAATGACTTCATTGGTTGCTTttagtctcaaaaaaaaaaaaaaaaaaaaagactttattGAGGGCTTTATAGTTGCTTTTGTTTCTACCTTTCTAATAGagggttttttttcttttcttttcttttctttttttttgtaataaatttaagAGCGGCTGTCGAGTATACGTGTCCTTTAGCATCAGTTATAAAAATATCCTGTAATCTTTGGGGTGTCTCTCTCATAGCACGGATCGGTTTTGATCAGCCACAAAGGGTGCCATCCGATTGCCCTCCCTGTAGGTATATTTGGTCGGTCACACACCTGGTGCAGCTCCGCGCAAGCCTCCGGAAATCTGCCAGCAGTAGAAGGTGACCTTTATTTGGTCGCCTTTCCTCATAGAGCTTTCTTTCTGCGAGTAACAAGCAATCCTAGAAGAGTGGGTCATGTGACTACTGGCCTCGGTCCAAAACCTGTTTAAGACCTGACCCATATTTGGTCGGGTTGGGTCAGAAACTCAGGGCCGAGTCAGACCCTGGACTAGTGATAGCAACCCGACCTGAACAAGCCTGCGCATAATGCAACTTGGCTCTGACCCCTTAGTCCTCTATCTGCCAACTCCATTTTGAAACCAAGATTTTGTTTGACTGATAATAATTCTTTTTGTTTGACTGGatttttcttttagattttaAAGTGTGTAATACTTTGTGATATTATAGTAATTACGAAGCATAATAAATGGATGGCGGCATCAAAAAAACTTCAACAAAATCACTCAATAATATTATGTTCTCGACCAACGCTTCTAATATTTACAGAAAACATTAGCATACCAAACAAGTTTATTCCCTGCAGCCATTTCAAATCAAATCAGGAGGCCTCCAGAGCTGTTCTAACTGCTGCTATAACATTGATAGGAGTCATTATTTCCAAGTTGGTTGAAATACGTTCGTCCATATATTTCTCCTCACGTATAACTGCAGGAGTTCGCTAGAAGTTTATTGTTGATCCCggtcttgaaatcttgcagcCCCATCACCATCCAGTGGAGCACCTGCATCATCTGGAAGTGCTTCAACGGTGCCAACTCCATCACCAAATTCAGGCGCCCGAGCTTTATCGGCCCCATCCTTTGTTGTTGTTCTTGCTGCTGCAGCGGTTGCTCTTTTCCAGTCGATATGAAACGAGTCCCTTTTGGCGGTGTTGCTGGAGTTGTATCCGAGGATTTCTTTTGGTTTCATTGAGCTTTCAGTTTGGTAGTGTTCTCAGATTAATGTCATCATCTACCATTTATGTTAGACTATTTTAGTTCTAGTAGAGTTCGTGTCTAATGCTAGAACGGTATGTCTCGATTGCGGGTTTTGGGTttcagatattaaacaaaaaatgTTCTaccggaaaaaaaaaagaataatggaaggaaaaaaatataacatGCTTCGATATGGGGATGACAAAATATGGGGatgacaaaatatgatccgatctatcaacataaatagattaatttatttaatttatttaatttatttaatataggtTGAATCGGGTTAGGCAGTATAAATCGGTCTATTTAAATGGGCTGGGCTGACAACCAAATCTTGATTCGCATCACGAATTTGTAGCTAAAAGTCAAATTGTCCGCTCACTTTTTTGGCAAATTTGTTGGTGACGCTTTTCTTCTGATTCCCATGGTCCCACCCACTCCAATTAATACCCGTTGTGATTAGGGATAAGGATTTCTATTCTATTCTCTTTCTGTATTCTCCTGTCGCCATCGGTGGTAAGAGGGCCAGGATTCTAACTGTTGGACCGATAAGTGGATGGGAGGGAGAGGATGGTCTCAGTGAGCTCACTGTTGGTGCTTATGCGTATAAGGAGGTTTTCAGGGGGTAGAGAAGCAATCGCCACCGCCATTAGCTATGGTAAGGGAGCATTGGACCAAGTGGCATCGGACGGCTGCAAACGGCCTTATCTCTCGGCTCCTAACTCTTGCCTTTCTACCTCCAACATGGCCAAATGACGGGGAGAGGGACGTTGGAGGGAGGGTGAAGACGAATGCCAATAGGCCTTCGAATCCTATCCTGCAACAGCTATCTTTTTTTCCTCATCTTCTCTTGCATTCAAAATAACCTCTTGAGATCAAAAGATTGCAGCCACTGCTCTAGTCCTAACAAGATCACTACGAAGCTCTAGTAGTAGCAGCAGGTCTCAAATCCGACCATCACATCCTCCTCTTCAATCAGTGCACATTCATTGTATTAGCATCCACGATCACCAACAGAGAATCATCcattaatatcttattttttaagataataatttattttttaatttcatagtTTTGGTCGACTCAACAATctcatttattttctaaaaaaatatttttctatcatcTGTTGTTTTGCATTTATTGCtagttatttatatatattaaatatgttGATTTGATCTATTTGTTAAAGTTGAACCAACATATTAAActaataggttgatttgatttattCTAAtcatttattaaacagattaaataggttggattagataatctatttattaaataatataaatataattttaaaattttaatttatttaataaataaattagatttagattttttttttttatctaaccTACGAAGATCCGATCGATGCAACCTGAAAAGTTTGCCACAGTATACCCACGGAGGGGAAATAAGAAAAGGTGGACACTTTTTATTCATCTATTGTCTATTTATGTGTTAAACCAAAATCAACTACCTCAACGTGCCTGTGATTAAAACTTTGGATAAGGCGGACATATGAGGCGCTGTTCAGCGGAATCCCATTGGATGGGACGGGATTGGGTGCATATGGGGAGGGGACGGAAAGGGGGGAGGTTGGGGATAGAGAATCTCGACTCCATTGCAAGCATTTACCTCTCTCATGCGCTAACTACCGGTTTATTGTGGACTGAAAGCAGAACAGGCGCACAATAAATTCTTGGGATCTATTACACATCCCAAATTCAAGCCAAAGGCAAAATACAGCAGcctatgtcaaaaaaaaaataaaaaatatcaaaaaaaaatcaaaaaaataaaacaaaacatcaTGAAAAGGTACGAACATTCCGATCCACAGAACTCCATCTAAATGCTTCACAACAAAAAACAAAATCAGTTTCGAACTTGTTGGGTCGTATTTCATTCGTCAAAAGATGTTGCCATCTTCCGATGACATAGCAGACACATGATGTCATGATTCGATTATCCGTGACTCATCATCTATCCAGATTGCGATACCATAGATTAATCTCCAACCGACCACATTCATCGATCGTTAGCTGATGACGCACAAAAGATCAGCATCCCGATTAGGATCATGTTGTTGGACATCAATCAACCTCGATTTTATCCTCCTCGATCTTTCGTGCACCACTCATCTAGTTCGGATGCAGCACGATTTCTTTAGCGTATAGAATCTGCCACGCCAGCATTCAGTTACAGCGATCTACTATACTACGAATGTGGATGATCGGTACTATAATAACTTATGACTCTACTATTTTGGCTCCTTGACGGTCACCTCTTCGACTCAAATAAATTCTaacaatctaaaaaatttatttctataaaaagaaaaaaatttcagatccacatcattatttttttcttttctattcttttcttcttGAATCCTCACTGATTTAAACATTGAAAGATTTGTGGTCGAGAACCCTCTATCTCCTGTTTCGACGTGTGCGGACTTGCTTTTGCAGATCTCCGATGTGCGGGCCATCCTCCAGCCTTCTCTGTAAACCATCCACGTCGACGAAGCCGTCACAACATCAGTAGAACTCGAGGAGCAGCAACAGGACTCTCCCTATTTGCATAGGGCTGCCTGCAGCTACAAAACAACACCAAAAGAATTTAAATAACAATAGATTGATGGAAGATGAAGTCATTAGTACCAGCCATGCACGaggtgtagattttttttttgatttactattctctgaatataatataataatattataaattataataaatagatatttataatatctaaaattttattatatagtaAATAATAAACTTTAAAGATagccaaataaaataaaaaacttcaGTATCTATTACACATTAGATAATTAACTGTAATGATTGTCGTTTACATCAACCATTAATACCAATACCACGAGATTCCATATAAAAGCTCCTTTACCTAATAAAGGCTCCGCACAGTGCgtgatatatgattttttatttttctaaatattttttaaaaaaaataaaaatacaaaaattatattaaataaaaaattttaataattaattttttattacataTTATGCAATAAATTTTCACATTCGATAAGTAGAAACtcttattattataataaataaaaaatttcaacagCCTTATTTCAGTTGCATATTTAACAAGGAATTTGAATGACGCCTGAGCATCCATCGACATGATAAACAGAAAATTGTACACATGATAAATCTTTGTAAAAAGCTTTGCATCGTTGATACAGATCCTATACAACATGTGGGATATCATTTTTTCGTCTTTTGTAGCTGttcttcaaatttaaatttttgttgtatataaaataataaacttCAATGATTATCAAGCAGAAGATCTCATCATTGTAATAAATAAATAGAAGGCTTTTGTACCCAAATCTTTAATGCACATAAGCAAAGAACTTTAATGAGAGCTAAgcaaaaaatttctatcatcagtacCGGCATCATTATTATCAATGTCTATACCGTAAATGAAAAAATTTGTATAAGCTAAACCTCATGTagaaatttctatcataaatactagcTTTGCTTTTTCTAACATATAATAGAATGTTCTAATAGcccaattttaatcatatattaaacaataaattttaatcttaCCCATCACTAAAGTTGATTTTTTAATGTGTAATGAAAATTTAAGTATTGAATATTAAACAATCAATTTTAATGATGAGGAAGCAGAAACTCCAATAATTAATA contains the following coding sequences:
- the LOC105041784 gene encoding non-specific lipid transfer protein GPI-anchored 11-like, which produces MARLVLAIGAVAIWAFLVACDSSPSPPSGCDDVIPDMADCLPYVTNGSNVSSPGKGCCTGIAQVVAKSPLCLCEALKEASQLNIAVNMTRALGLSKICKLNVPPISSCNATSPPGESPGNSAVTTSEITIGAISNTGCSSTNPSLSTTNGPAGSITCSSSPSTIALRHS
- the LOC105041642 gene encoding non-specific lipid transfer protein GPI-anchored 31 isoform X2; its protein translation is MVSASKCAWVLALWLRLAMLQGSGAQVGAPSPSMDCTPALLSLADCLTFVEQGSNVTKPQGHCCSGFKKVVKKEVACLCEAFKGSSNFGISLNITKALTLPSACGVSTPPFSKCKTPSPSSGAPASSGSASTVPTPSPNSGARALSAPSFVVVLAAAAVALFQSI
- the LOC105041642 gene encoding non-specific lipid transfer protein GPI-anchored 31 isoform X1; its protein translation is MVSASKCAWVLALWLRLAMLQGSGAQVGAPSPSMDCTPALLSLADCLTFVEQGSNVTKPQGHCCSGFKKVVKKEVACLCEAFKGSSNFGISLNITKALTLPSACGVSTPPFSKCKIAGVPGAAPAPSPSSGAPASSGSASTVPTPSPNSGARALSAPSFVVVLAAAAVALFQSI